A stretch of DNA from Thermococcus sp. Bubb.Bath:
TCTGGAGCCTGAGGGAGTTCTTCCCTGATTATTCCGCCGAGGATCTCGTGAAGGTTTATGGAGTTCTCGGAGGAATTCCAGCCTACCTCATCCGCTTTGACCCAGAAAAGAGCTTCGATGAAAACGTGATAGAGAGGGTTCTCTCGAAGGGGGCTTTCCTCTACGAAGAGGCCGAAATACTCCTGAAAGAAGAGGTGCGGGAGCCGGCGAACTACTTCGCCATACTCCAGGCGGTTGCGGGCGGGAGGAGCAGATTTGGGGAGATAGTGAACGCCACCGGGCTTGACAAGAGCCTCGTGTCGAAGTACCTAAACGTCCTTGAAAAACTTGGAATGGTGGAACGGGAGGTTCCCGTCACCGCCTCAAGGAAGGAGGCATTAAAGCGGGGCCGGTACTCGATAACGGACAACTATCTCGCTTTCTGGTTCCGCTACGTTTTCCCGAACAGGAGCTACCTTGAGGCAGGGATGGGCCGGGAAGTCTGGGAGCGCTCAAGGGGGGACTTCAACGAGTACATGGGGGCGGTCTTTGAGCGCCTCTTGAGGAAGCCGGAGGTCTTCACAAGGCTGACCGGCTTTGGGTTCACTAAAATCGGCCGCTGGTGGCATAAGGGGGAAGAGATTGACCTAGTTGCCTTAAACGAGAATGAAAGGAAGGTCCTTTTCGTCGAGGTAAAGTGGAAGGAGCTGAGGGAGCGGGAGGCGATGGGGATTTTGAAGGACTTGAAGAGGAAGGCTGAACTTATTGGACTTGATGATTGGGGGAAGCATTACTGGCTGGTTGCTAAAAAGGTCGAAGGGAAGGAAACGCTTAGGAAAGAGGGCTGGCTTGTATGGGATTTGGGGGATTTTGAAGCCCTTTAAGATGTCCACCCAGCCTCCAGCCGGCAGTTTGGGGCCGGCTCGTTGATGCTCCCCCTGAAGAGGAGCGCCTCCCCAGGACAGCCGCCCCTGCACCGCGGGAAGAGCGGACAGGATTCACACCTCGTCCCCGTTAAGTTCCTCTTCAGCTTCTCCCACTCCTTCTTCCTCCAGATCTCTATCAGGCTCTCCTCCCTAACGCTCCCCATTCTAAAGGACGGGTGCCTGAGGATCAAGCAGGGATAAACGTCCCCCGTCGATGAGATGAAGACCTGGGAAGTCCCGGCCTCGCAGGAGTAAAGGGAGTCGGGTTTTACAGGCAGGGGGTCACCCAAAGTTCCACCAAAAACCGGCGTGTCGAGGCCGAGCCTTCTGAGCCTTTCAACCGTCTCCAGGTACTCTCCATAAGGAACCCTTTCCTTCAGCCTTCCAAGCGGGACTCCCCAGCCGACGTTGAAGGAGGAAACGCCAAGTTCATCAACGAAGCGGTAGAGTTCCTCGGTGTTGTTCCTGTTCTCCAGAATGAGCGTGAAGGCCACGCTCACCTTAATCCCTTCACTGAGGAGTGCTCTTATCCCCCCTGACGGCTTTCTCAAAACTCCCCTTCCCCCTAATTTTGTCGTTAACTTCTCTTGTCCCGTCGAGGGAAACTTGGACTTCATCCCACTCATCAAGGAGGGAGGCGAGCCTTTCGGCATTCTCCTCCAGCAGGGTGCCGTTGGTGAGTACCCTAACCGCCAAATCTCTCTCCTTCGCGCGGGGGAGGATTTCAAAGAAGCCCGGGTGAGTTAAAGGTTCCCCGCCGGTGAGTGTGAGCCTTATCGCGTATTCGCTGATTTCGTCAACGAGTTTGAGCCACTCTTCAGTTTTCAGCTCGTTTGGCAGTGGTTCGCCGGCGGCGACTATGCAGTGGGTGCAGTGGAGGTTGCAGCCCCTCGTCAGCTCGAATATCACTGAGGCTGGGCTTGAGAGCCTCTCTTTTATTATTCCAAGGGGGTTGAGGTGGCCGATGAAGTCGTTTAGGGTGTATTTCTTCCCGTTATAAGCCTTCATTTCTTCGATGAGCTTCAGGCCTTCCTTGCTCTTCTCTTTCACCTCTCGGTACTCTTCCTCGTCGAGCTGGAATACTCCACCGCTTTCAGGACAGTAGGCTAAGGCACCGCCTACTTTTGGCTCGTGGAAGAGAAATGGAATCCCCCTCATTGTCACATCACTCAGGTTAAATCCGCCTCTCACCTTAAGTTCATTATCCTTCCGAAACCTTTAACTAATTTCGTTTCGATAGGTCTCTGGGTGTTGAGATGGAAACCTACGTAATCGAGACCGACAAGCTCACCAAGTTCTTCGGCAAGAGGAACGTGGTTTACCACCTCAACCTAATGGTTCCAGAGGGAGCCGTCTACGGGTTTCTCGGACCGAACGGCGCTGGAAAAACGACCACGATAAAGATGCTGACTGGTGCGTTAAAGGCCACCTATGGCGAGATCAGGATTTTTGGCATGGATATGCCTCGCGAGAGGGTTGAAATCATGAAGTACGTTGGCTACATGCCTGAGAGGCCGATAGCCTATGAGGACATGACGATCTTCGATTTCCTCGTTTACATGGGCCGTTTGAAGGGCCTTCCCAAGGAGGAGGCAGTCCGCGAGGCGAGGGATCTGATGGCATACGCGGGGGTTGGAAAGCTGGCCTTTAACAAGATAAAGGAGCTCTCCAGCGGCCAGAGGCAGAGGGTAACCTTTGCAATGGCATTAATGGGGGATCCAAAGCTGCTGATCCTGGACGAGCCGACGAGCAACCTCGACCCGCTGGGGAGGATGGAGTTCATAGGCAAGGTTCTTGAGCTCGCCCGGCAGGGGAAGACCATCTTCATCAGCTCACACATAGTCAGTGAGATCGAGAGGATGTGCAACTACGTGGGGCTGATAAAGGACGGCCAGCTGATAGAGCAGGGTCGCGTTAGGGAGCTCGTGAACATTGAGAGCACGGATTACGACGTTATGGTCTCCGACAACGGAAAGCTCATCGAGTTCCTCAAGGACAAGGTCTACGCCGTCGAAGTCTGGGAGGAGGAAGGTGTCGTTAGGGTCAAGCTGGACGAGCGCTTCATGGAGAACTTTTTCATTGACGTTCCCCTCTTCCTCTCCGAGAACAAGCTCGCCCTCAAGCTCTTCAAGCCGCACACCAGCCCGCTGGAGAGAATCCTTATGAAGCGCTTCAACCTGGGGTGGGAGGAATGAATAGGACGAATCACACTGAGAGACTTCAAAGGGTTTTGGATTCGCTGAAGAGAGCGAAGGAAAGTCCTCTATGGATAGTGTTCTCAACAGAGTTCTCTCGGTTAATGAAATCGAGGAGGTTCAAGATTCTCTTGGCTGTGATGGTATTTCCCGCGATAATCTACCTTTTCAGCCCGAACTCGAACGGTGAGGGCATAGATGCAATGAGGAAGGCCTTTCAGGGCCTCCTGGTCGACCTGCTCCCCAACTACTGGCTGGGAATAATCGGACAGCTGATCATTATCATCCTCATGAGCGACCTCCTGGCGAGCGAGATAGACAAGGGGACTGTGAGGCTTCTGATAGCCCGGCCCGTAAGGATAAGCGAGCTGGTTGCGGGGAAGTTCCTCGCCGGCCTGGGGGTTCTTGCGGTCATGCTGGCAGCCCCCTACGTCATCATCTGGCTATACAACCCCGTTGTCTACGGTGCCGGGATGGGCGGGCTCTGGGAGAGCATGGGGGACCTCCTCCTTGCCCTCGGTGTCTCAATCCTAGTCGCCTCGCTGCTGGGGACGCTCTCCATGCTCGTGTCTGTGGCGATTTCACGCCCCCTCTACGCTTCCCTAACAACCTTCGGAGTGATCTTCCTCCTTCAGTTTATCCTGCCCCAGGTACCCTATGTTCACGACCCTCGCCAATACACGCTGGGGTATCAAACGGTGGTTCTCCTCAAGGGGAGCTTTGATAAGGTCAACCTCTCGGCTTTTTCCGGGCATCCCTCAACTACGTTCATATCGTTCGTGGCCATGATTCTGGCTCTGCTCCTTCTGACGTGGGGGGCGATGATGAGGAGGGAATTCCCGGACTGATGGACAATTTATCCAACATCAAGGGCTTCCTTGAGGTATGTAAAAGGTTTTTATAGTTCGGAGGCAAATTCATCTCAGGTGATGACGGTGACGTTCGATAAGGAGAAACTCAAGAAGATTAAGGAAGAGGAGAAGCGCTGGGAAGAAACGACCGTTAAACAGTTCATAAGCAAGAGGCCGGAGAGAAAGGAGAAGTTCATGACGGATGATGGCTTCGAGATAAAGCGCCTCTACACTCCCGCTGACCTTGAAGACTGGGACTACCTCGAAGAACTCGGCTTCCCCGGTGAATATCCCTTTACCCGCGGCGTTTACGCAACGATGTACCGGGGCAGGTTCTGGACGATGAGGCAGTACGCAGGCTTCGGAACGGCAGAGGAGAGCAACAAGCGCTACAAGTACCTCCTTGAGCAGGGCCAGACGGGTCTTAGTGTTGCCTTCGACCTGCCGACCCAGATAGGCTACGACTCCGACGACCCGATGGCGGAGGGCGAAGTTGGAAAAGTCGGAGTTGCAATCGATTCACTCTGGGACATGAGGGTTCTCTTTGACGGAATCCCGCTTGACAAGGTTTCCACCTCAATGACCATCAACTCAACCGCCGCCAACCTTCTGGCCATGTACATCCTCGTTGCGGAGGAGAAGGGGATAAAGCCGGAACAGCTCCGCGGAACCGTCCAGAACGACATCCTGAAGGAGTACATAGCGAGGGGAACCTACATCTTTCCGCCGCAGCCGAGCATGAGGCTCACAACCGACATCATAATGTACTGCGCTGAGAAGGTTCCCAAGTGGAACTCGATAAGCATAAGCGGCTACCACATAAGAGAAGCCGGTGCAAACGCCGTTCAGGAGGTCGCTTTCACCCTCGCCGACGGTATCGAGTACGTCAAGGCCGTCATCGACAGGGGAATGGACGTTGACAAGTTCGCCCCGAGATTGAGCTTCTTCTTCAACGCCCACAACAACTTCCTCGAGGAGATAGCCAAGTTCAGGGCGGCGAGGAAGCTCTGGGCCCACATCATGAAGGAGAAGTTCAACGCGAAGAACCCGCGCTCCATGATGCTCCGCTTCCACACTCAGACCGCAGGCTCAACCCTCACCGCCCAGCAGCCAGAGAACAACATAGTCCGCGTGGCAATCCAGGCTTTGGCGGCCGTCCTCGGCGGAACGCAGTCCCTCCACACCAACAGCTATGATGAAGCCCTCTCACTCCCGACCGAGAAGAGTGTGAGGATAGCCCTCAGGACGCAGCAGATAATAGCCTACGAGAGCGGCGTCGTTGACACGATAGACCCGCTCGGGGGGAGCTACTACATCGAGTGGCTCACCGACCACATCTACGACGAAGCCCTCACGTATATCGAGAAGATAGAGAAGATGGGCGGCATGATGAGGGCCATAGAGCGCGGTTATATCCAGAAGGAGATAGCCGAGAGCGCCTACAAGTACCAGAAGGAAGTCGAGGAGAAGAAGCGCATAATCGTCGGCGTAAACGAGTTCGTAGTTGATGAGCCGCTGGATGTGGAGATACTCAAGGTAGACCCAAGCATCAGGGAGAAGCAGATTGAACGCCTTAAGAAGCTTAGGAGTGAGCGCGATGGTAAAAAGGTCGAAGAGGCACTCGACAAGCTCAGAAACGCGGCGGACACCGAGGACGAGAACCTCATGCCGTACATCATCGAGGCCCACAGGCACCTCGCCACGCTCGGAGAGGTTACCAACGTCCTCCGCGAGGTCTGGGGTGAGTACAGGGCGCCGCTGATATTCTGATGGCCCTTTTTGTCTTTTATTTTTAGAACAGCGAACGGATAAAACGAGTGGACTAGAGATAAACAGAAAAATTCAGAATTTAAACCAAAGAATCAACCAGCTTACCATATCTAAGGGAAAACTTTACGTCAGCGATCCGTATTAGAGATGGGTCGTGGGTCGTTACTACGATGGTCTTTTCGCGTTCTTTCTCACCTCTAATGACTTCAACGACCTTCTCGGAGGATTCTTCATCGAGGTAAGCAGTCGGTTCATCGAGGAGTATTGTGTTGGGATCATGTGCGAGGGATCTAACTATAGCAACCCTTCTCGCCTCGCCGCCGCTTATCTCGTCCGACCTCTTGTCAAGGATCTTTGAAATTCCAAGTTCCTCGGCAAGCGCCCTCGCCCTACGTCTGTATTCGTCATTGAGTTTTCCTGCACCGTAGAGACCCAGTTCAATGTTCTCCCAGACACTCAGCACATTTACGAACATCGGCTGCTGAAAGGATATTCCTATGCCGCGCCTTAGCTTACGTATTTCCCCCTCAGTGAGAGAGTACACGTCGGTGTTTCCATACTTCACCTTTCCCTCCGTTGGCCTCAGCATGGTTCCTATGCTCAGGAGGAGACTCGTCTTTCCGCTACCGCTGGGCCCGAATACCACACTGATCTTTCCCTCTTCGAACTCACCACTGAATCCATCCAGCCCAATGAACACATGTCCGTTAGTTTTATAGATAACCTTTAGATTCTCAGCAACGATCACTTCAAACACC
This window harbors:
- a CDS encoding ATP-binding protein, which gives rise to MSRQKFVDRERELAFLEERYSSGDAELLIIYGRRRIGKTELLLRFARDKEHVYFLASEKPYRDNLRELQRMMGKSLGDKLFSRIEFGDIDELLIEFSKRVNGRRVVLIIDEFPYLIERYKPVLSLIQRAWDMELSKSDLMLILCGSSVSSMETEALGYKSPLYGRRTGQWRVDELPFWSLREFFPDYSAEDLVKVYGVLGGIPAYLIRFDPEKSFDENVIERVLSKGAFLYEEAEILLKEEVREPANYFAILQAVAGGRSRFGEIVNATGLDKSLVSKYLNVLEKLGMVEREVPVTASRKEALKRGRYSITDNYLAFWFRYVFPNRSYLEAGMGREVWERSRGDFNEYMGAVFERLLRKPEVFTRLTGFGFTKIGRWWHKGEEIDLVALNENERKVLFVEVKWKELREREAMGILKDLKRKAELIGLDDWGKHYWLVAKKVEGKETLRKEGWLVWDLGDFEAL
- a CDS encoding SPASM domain-containing protein encodes the protein MRKPSGGIRALLSEGIKVSVAFTLILENRNNTEELYRFVDELGVSSFNVGWGVPLGRLKERVPYGEYLETVERLRRLGLDTPVFGGTLGDPLPVKPDSLYSCEAGTSQVFISSTGDVYPCLILRHPSFRMGSVREESLIEIWRKKEWEKLKRNLTGTRCESCPLFPRCRGGCPGEALLFRGSINEPAPNCRLEAGWTS
- a CDS encoding radical SAM protein; the encoded protein is MRGIPFLFHEPKVGGALAYCPESGGVFQLDEEEYREVKEKSKEGLKLIEEMKAYNGKKYTLNDFIGHLNPLGIIKERLSSPASVIFELTRGCNLHCTHCIVAAGEPLPNELKTEEWLKLVDEISEYAIRLTLTGGEPLTHPGFFEILPRAKERDLAVRVLTNGTLLEENAERLASLLDEWDEVQVSLDGTREVNDKIRGKGSFEKAVRGDKSTPQ
- a CDS encoding ABC transporter ATP-binding protein, coding for METYVIETDKLTKFFGKRNVVYHLNLMVPEGAVYGFLGPNGAGKTTTIKMLTGALKATYGEIRIFGMDMPRERVEIMKYVGYMPERPIAYEDMTIFDFLVYMGRLKGLPKEEAVREARDLMAYAGVGKLAFNKIKELSSGQRQRVTFAMALMGDPKLLILDEPTSNLDPLGRMEFIGKVLELARQGKTIFISSHIVSEIERMCNYVGLIKDGQLIEQGRVRELVNIESTDYDVMVSDNGKLIEFLKDKVYAVEVWEEEGVVRVKLDERFMENFFIDVPLFLSENKLALKLFKPHTSPLERILMKRFNLGWEE
- a CDS encoding ABC transporter permease; amino-acid sequence: MNRTNHTERLQRVLDSLKRAKESPLWIVFSTEFSRLMKSRRFKILLAVMVFPAIIYLFSPNSNGEGIDAMRKAFQGLLVDLLPNYWLGIIGQLIIIILMSDLLASEIDKGTVRLLIARPVRISELVAGKFLAGLGVLAVMLAAPYVIIWLYNPVVYGAGMGGLWESMGDLLLALGVSILVASLLGTLSMLVSVAISRPLYASLTTFGVIFLLQFILPQVPYVHDPRQYTLGYQTVVLLKGSFDKVNLSAFSGHPSTTFISFVAMILALLLLTWGAMMRREFPD
- a CDS encoding methylmalonyl-CoA mutase family protein codes for the protein MTFDKEKLKKIKEEEKRWEETTVKQFISKRPERKEKFMTDDGFEIKRLYTPADLEDWDYLEELGFPGEYPFTRGVYATMYRGRFWTMRQYAGFGTAEESNKRYKYLLEQGQTGLSVAFDLPTQIGYDSDDPMAEGEVGKVGVAIDSLWDMRVLFDGIPLDKVSTSMTINSTAANLLAMYILVAEEKGIKPEQLRGTVQNDILKEYIARGTYIFPPQPSMRLTTDIIMYCAEKVPKWNSISISGYHIREAGANAVQEVAFTLADGIEYVKAVIDRGMDVDKFAPRLSFFFNAHNNFLEEIAKFRAARKLWAHIMKEKFNAKNPRSMMLRFHTQTAGSTLTAQQPENNIVRVAIQALAAVLGGTQSLHTNSYDEALSLPTEKSVRIALRTQQIIAYESGVVDTIDPLGGSYYIEWLTDHIYDEALTYIEKIEKMGGMMRAIERGYIQKEIAESAYKYQKEVEEKKRIIVGVNEFVVDEPLDVEILKVDPSIREKQIERLKKLRSERDGKKVEEALDKLRNAADTEDENLMPYIIEAHRHLATLGEVTNVLREVWGEYRAPLIF
- a CDS encoding ATP-binding cassette domain-containing protein; this encodes MIVAENLKVIYKTNGHVFIGLDGFSGEFEEGKISVVFGPSGSGKTSLLLSIGTMLRPTEGKVKYGNTDVYSLTEGEIRKLRRGIGISFQQPMFVNVLSVWENIELGLYGAGKLNDEYRRRARALAEELGISKILDKRSDEISGGEARRVAIVRSLAHDPNTILLDEPTAYLDEESSEKVVEVIRGEKEREKTIVVTTHDPSLIRIADVKFSLRYGKLVDSLV